DNA from Kitasatospora herbaricolor:
AGCGGCCGGCGGCCGCCCGCTGCCTCGGCACCAGCCGCGGGGCCGGACCTGCGATCACCGGCTGCGCCGGGCGCACCCGGCCGGCGGTGCCGGGCTTGGTCGGCGCAGCCGCGAAGGCCAGCGCGCTGAAGAACACGTAGCAGCCCAGGCCGACGGCCAGCGGGAAGACGAACTGCAGTGCCAGCACACCGCCGTGGGACTCCTTGGCGCCGCTGAGGTGCACCGAGACCGCCGCCATGCCGGTGTAGTGCATCGCGCAGACCGCGACACCCATCACCGGAGCCGCCGCCAGCACCGCGAGGGTGCCCTTGATGTTCAGCGCGGCCCAGAGCGCCGCCGTCGCGGCCAGCACCGCGATCACCACGGAGGCGCCCACGGTGGCCTGGTGGTAGGCGATGTGGCCGGGCACCTCGACCGCGGCCATGCCCATGTAGTGCATGGCCGCCACGCCCAGGCCGGTCGCCGCGCCGCCGGCCAGCAGGGAGCCGGTCCGGTTGCTGCTGTAGCCGACGACGAAGATGCCGAGCCCCACCACCGCGATCGCGACGATCAGGCTGAGCACGGTGAGCGGCACGTCGTAGCGGATCTCGACGCCGGAGACGGAGAACCCCAGCATCGCGATGAAGTGCATGGACCAGATGCCGGCGCCCAGCGACGTCGACGCGAACAGCAGCCAGTTGGCCTTGGTGCGCCCTTCGGACAGCAGCGCCCAGCGGGTGCCGCGCAGTGCGACGAAGGCTCCCAGGCAGGCGGTGAAGTACGAGAGGGCCGGTGTCACCCAGCCGTAGACGGCATGGTGGATCTCACCCAAGAGGA
Protein-coding regions in this window:
- a CDS encoding MHYT domain-containing protein yields the protein MGEIHHAVYGWVTPALSYFTACLGAFVALRGTRWALLSEGRTKANWLLFASTSLGAGIWSMHFIAMLGFSVSGVEIRYDVPLTVLSLIVAIAVVGLGIFVVGYSSNRTGSLLAGGAATGLGVAAMHYMGMAAVEVPGHIAYHQATVGASVVIAVLAATAALWAALNIKGTLAVLAAAPVMGVAVCAMHYTGMAAVSVHLSGAKESHGGVLALQFVFPLAVGLGCYVFFSALAFAAAPTKPGTAGRVRPAQPVIAGPAPRLVPRQRAAAGR